In the Platichthys flesus chromosome 14, fPlaFle2.1, whole genome shotgun sequence genome, TTTGGACACTAACTGCCTCACTGAGATTCACTTCTATTTCCAGTGTAATGTAAAAAGACAAAGGACCAGTTCTTGTACCTGTGTAATAATAGAATCGATTCCATTGGCGCCCCAGGCGTAGTCCATTGGATTGGAGTGTAGCATGCCCCTGCAAAGCAAGAAGGTGgtcagaaaaaggaaaacaaaactaaaaaacagcTAATATTTTGATCTCAGTGACATGtgaaaaagtaaacaaacattacacacagtgaaatgtttCTTACACTTACCATGGTCCCATTCCAATATTTGGCATGGCTGTTGGTGCGATAATTCCATTTACTAGCTGCTGAATGATTCTGTAGCAGGAAAAAGGGTTTCcaacaaaaaattgtgaaacTTAACTAAGAAATTTCACTTACCTAGAATATGTCTGTACATATTAGAAATTGTATTGTTGTAGTAATATATTACTTCTTAACATAGATTGTAACGCTACATATTCCATGTTTAGcatttatagaaaaaaatatagaataaattCTTAACATTCTAAAATGGCAATGGATATAAAGTTTATGAATGACAGGCATTACATGGTATTCTCATTAATTAAGTATAGTTCTATATTATGACCAGATGTATCTTAACACATCATGTAACTAAAGTCTAAAGCTGGGaataatattgttttgttattgtctgCTATAACACAAGATGCAATTTGTGTCCCCCACCAACCTCCTATGCACTCTCAACTGCTGAAAATGTCTCACCCCTCTAACGTGGGCACGCCTTCTTGGCGTGTAACTTGTCTTCGAGGAACCTGTCGACCCTGTGGTTGCCGCGCACCGTATCGTAGCCGCGATGCCATTTCCCGTTCCctcctgttttctgtctctcgGTTGTCCTCTGCGCCGACCCGCGGTGTAAAGTCAAAATTTTCATCAAAAATCCCAAGCGAGAATGGACCATACCCAGAGGGAAGTGTGAAAAAGTGTTGGGGATCCAGGTTCtagaagaaaaaacagagtCAATGTCAAACCATGGTGCAATGTGCAAAATGTTCTAGTAGGTGAGAAACTCTTTTGAGTTTCACTGACCTCAAAGGATGAGCGGTTCTGTTCGCTACTGGAAGATGCAGATCTATTTTCAGAACTGAATGAACACAGTGGTGAAGAAAATCATAGCTTTCCTCAGATACAGTCTCcattaaaatatcaaattaatacaaaacaatCAGAAAAATCGTCCATACCTTTGTTGCTCAGTTAATTCCTCAATGAAGCCAGAGTCACAGCGTGGACAGGTGTAGTCCTGGAgtgaaaatacaaatgtcaatATCTAGTATGTATATGCCAtgacatatatatatgcagTTTTCTGTAATTTACGTTAAGCCTAGATAAAGCAGATGTATGTTCATCCGTCCTACAATAAAATCCGAATTTAGGACGTCTATAAAGTTAAGTTAAGAGTGTGAGACAGCTGTGGATTCgactttattttgaatttagAAAGTTTTGGACCAGGCTTATGAAGGCACTCAATATGGCAGGTACAGGTCTGAGTGATTTCAGGAGTCTTTTGAACTGTTGGAGACATGTTTTTAATATCGTGGACCCTTGGAGGAGTATACTGAGCTGAGATTAGGAATAACTGGAATGAGGGGGTCTCAAGTGACATTGAGTGAATAACGAATACTATAATCTAACCATTATAAACATGGTGAATGCATGTTTCAGGATAATGCATCACAATAATAGCAACACAGCTTATAAAATAATCGTGGACACTTAAAAATTGTTTCAACTAAGGCAGAAAAGTAAAAACGGGGGTATACATTATTTATACCATGCATTCCTTTTGTGAACATGTACCCAATGAACTGCAGATTGGCTTTGTGATATCTAATAATGGAAAACCCATTCTTGTGAAATGCccagtgtgatgatgatgatgttgagcATCGGAGTAAATCAATAAAACTAATCACATGTGTTTTCCTCCCAGTGCATCGAGACAGCTGGTTATTCTAATGTCAATGTCACCACGTCCAGTTAATAATAAGCACCATCTCCTGACACAGGTGAGTCACTGTAACGTTCAAGAAGCTTCTCGTGAATAGCGGGACCACAGACTGCAGTGGTAGGCAGTTACCATCACAACACCGGGGACATTAAACTGAGACAACGGTGCTTCTCTTTACAATGTAACCACTGTCAGCAAACAAGCAATCccggtgtttttatttttcatgtgaaCTGGCTGGAAGTGAAAAAGCCACTATGAGAACCGACTGGTTCTGATTCCCAGTGAACCGACCCATTCGGATGTGAGCTAGCTCGCTGCTGTCAAACGCCACCACTACAGCGGTTGTTCTTGGGTGTCATGGTTCTCGGATGAGACTTTTATGAAGCAGATGTTCAATTATACTTTGTTAATACTAAAATTATGCCTCTGCTGCCTTGGGGTCGTACAGTGAAGCCTCCCCGACCACCCAACGACTGCCTGTCTCTCTGGACCGTCGGTGCTAACCAGCGTAGCGGATCAGCAGCGGCAGTCGACGCggtgcgcacaaacacactcaaatcaAACCGTAACAGAAACACAATATAATTTCTGCTTCTTGAACCAGGCAGCTGTGTCTCTCGGGTCCTTACCGGTAAACGCGGACTTATCTCTGCTGAGCACTGGTGACAAAAAAAGCGGTCGGGCCGTGTGGGAGCTTCAGCCATTTCTGTGCAGGGCAACGATACGACACTACGGACGGGAAGCAGCGAGGGACAACTGGACGTTTGCACAGTGACGGGCAAGCTCACGTCGTGGCAGAGGCAGCTCGTCGTGGCGCGTTCGGTGTCAACACAAACTGCCACCGACAGGCCGCTGCCTCAGTTGCCACAATGTTCAAAGGCAGATGCTGTTGTTGCCACACTGTTTAAAGGCAGCTGCTCTGGTTGCCACACTCTCTCTGAACGTATTGAGGAAAATTGtgtttacagtactttgaaatatccagaaattaaccgatttgattgtacacatgttggactttactttgaaaaatctccaaatctatacagtaaaaatgtttgatattcaatATGTAGGTAGTCAGTGAGGCCCTgcacacaggcatatcagtctctatCTGAACTTAAttagcaaagtgtttttacattactttgaagtatcctgaaaagatctattccacagtgaaaaggttggactttactttgaaaaatatcttaatctaaacagtaaatatgtttgatattcagtatgtaggtagtcagggaggtcctgaacacaggcatatctgtctctctctgaacttattgagcaaagtgcttttttagtactttgaaatatccagaaatttgCTACTTGGAGCTAaaaatgtgtgacttttattttgtaaaatctctAAATTGATACAGTCAAAATGCTATTCATAAAAGTGACACGTGACGCGATATATACCTCTTGTGAATATAATCAaatccatttcattttcaattatgcattttgtatatgctccatgtcaacagtttattttgaaaaaaacgctTAGGATGCGTTTACCATTAATGTCAGTATATGCACGCAGAAGAATTTCTGTGTCAGCTGGCTAGACCGCAGTGATGGTGAATACCTCCATGGTAGTCAAAGCCTTAGCAGCTTTTAAGCAGCATCGGTACACATATGACAAAGAAACCTacgagctgccgctgccacgaCTTGAGCtggctgtctctcagcagcggTGCGCAACGGGAAGCAGACGCGCTGGAAACGGAAACGTGCAGTAGTTACATGAAAAGACGGAGTTCCGGTTGAACATTtccatcaaaacaaaaagtatCACAAAAAAGTAACGAAAAGAGAAAGGAACTATTCTATCCAATCAATCACATAGAGATCCTCCCATCCCACAAGATGGAATGATCACCTACAAAATAATGACCATTTAGATTTATCTTATCTACTTTCCTTTTATATTGGTGTACCAGCCTAATATATGTAACAGTCTGTAACACAGTCTTCTTTCGTGTGATATgtaatgtgtatttgtatagtaCATGTGAAACTATGTGTTTTGAACGCTACTCGAAAAACGGATTATAAATTATTACCAATCTATTCAATCAATACACATCATGAGACCTTCCCCTATTAATGCTGAGGAAAATAAGTGTCTTGGAAATCCTACAGACTTGTAGATATGATGCTTTTATTCTGGACATACTAGGACCGGAAGTGTTGTCTGTGCTATTGTTAGCGTTGCCAGCCTCTTAGTGAGCTAATCGTTAGCATTCTCGGTCTGTGTGCGTTGGTTTcgaagaatattcttcattctGCCACGGTCATGGAGTCTAGTGATGCAGGTAAACATATACAGTTAGAGAGAAACGATATGGCCTAAGAAATACAGCTGCCCTCTGTAAAAACGCCTTAAACGTCAACTACCTTATGTAGCCATTTGTCGGCGTAACAAGCAATCAGCgttagctaacgttagctgttGTGTTAGCTAGACTGTACTTATTAAAGACAGTTTGCGTcatatttactttaaaaaaaaatacccatCCTCCCTGATATCTGCGTCCTTTTATATCAGCATGAAATCACCTGACTGTTGTTAATAGCTTTTAAAATtagtttattgtgttgtttagaTTCGCTTTCATATTCTATGTTCTAGTCAGTAATGTCTTACAAAATAGCAAAGTTATAACATTCTATTCTACTATACATATATACTTTCCGGATATAATTCAAATTGCATGGCAataattttaaatcatttgtctgtattttccctttcatttttGTTCAGGCCGAGGAGGATGGAAGTCCAAGACTGTCCAGCCTCAGAAAAGCAAGATGAGCATGAACATTCTCCGTCAAGAGAAGCTTATAGctcagaagaagaaagagatcGAGGCCAGAATGGCAGAACAAGCTAAAATAAACGTGCAAACCGCTAGCAAGCCCCTGCCTCCAAGGTAAGGACACATCCATGAGCCATTGAATATGTTAGCATTAAATCATTAGGATTTATGTTATTCTTCAATAATAACATGGGAGGTACTGCCAGATGGGTTTGTAATGATAGGGTTGTAACGCATGATGCATCTTTGgcatttgtattgttttccATTAATATTGGCttgaattttcttttatttttgatccCAGTATTGCTCCCAGTTTACAAGGACCCTCCTCAAACAAGTTTATGAATGATGGAAGCTTCTTGCAACAGTTCATGAAGTTGCAGAAggacaaaccaaacaatggGACTGgtaaatatcacattatttGATTTAAGCTGTGTTATAAATGGTCATTATGCTTATTTGTGCCACAAAGTCTAAGGACCCCTGCTGCAATATTCATGGACTTGTAAATATCAATAATCATTTGTATGCATAAACTGCTTTGGGCGTGGTTCTGATCTGGTTTGCATTTATGCCTTAGATGTAATTAGCTTTAGTTATCATATATCATTAATATCACCTCAAAGAAAATAGTTTGACTCCTCCCACTTTTGTCAGACTagatcttatttttt is a window encoding:
- the LOC133968285 gene encoding E3 ubiquitin-protein ligase RNF126-like; this encodes MAEAPTRPDRFFCHQCSAEISPRLPDYTCPRCDSGFIEELTEQQSSENRSASSSSEQNRSSFENLDPQHFFTLPSGYGPFSLGIFDENFDFTPRVGAEDNRETENRREREMASRLRYGARQPQGRQVPRRQVTRQEGVPTLEGIIQQLVNGIIAPTAMPNIGMGPWGMLHSNPMDYAWGANGIDSIITQLLNQFENTGPPPADRERIKTLPTIYIREEHVGAGLECPVCKEDYSVEESVRQLPCNHLFHNDCIVPWLELHDTCPVCRKSLSGQNTATDPPGLSEMNFSPTASSSSSSSSSSSSPSNENTASNS